One genomic segment of Ancylobacter sp. IITR112 includes these proteins:
- a CDS encoding ATP-binding protein translates to MTPLAPGSAPPRAASFGFFQRRSLRWQVLAAILGINLCAALIAMAVIIANARRATEAEMLSSLAVAERFVQETVDRLASEQGATGSLAQLPLHISGLRHVRIRIEDRAGTALDIAPAESEPHEGEVPGWFTALVSAEGQEVVIPIIENGATVGQVRVAGESSDEIAEVWEDMSDLAVLALAVNLAILAALYLVLGRLLMPLRTLSAGLSALEAGQFEHRLDPPRIRELAVIAARFNALAAALKAARDDNGRLNERLVSVQDDERRQIASDLHDELGPCVFGLRANLESIARLSARAEPALGQRLGERVATMTDILDRVQGLNRRLLRKIRPMALGHVPLAAVLADLVTDFENHSPGRRFTLVTEGLAERYGDSVDITLYRCIQEAVTNALRHGDARNIAITLRADRREGRIDLVIEDDGSGIAAGAPRGFGLLGMEERIGALGGRWHIRPAQPGGTRIEVAIPAQPYQFGLTAAPERLAAQ, encoded by the coding sequence GTGACCCCGCTCGCTCCTGGTTCCGCGCCGCCCCGTGCGGCCTCCTTCGGCTTCTTCCAGCGCCGGTCGCTGCGCTGGCAGGTGCTCGCCGCCATTCTCGGCATCAATCTGTGCGCGGCGCTCATCGCCATGGCGGTGATCATCGCCAATGCCCGCCGCGCCACCGAGGCGGAGATGCTGTCCTCGCTCGCCGTGGCCGAGCGCTTCGTGCAGGAAACGGTGGACCGCCTCGCCAGCGAACAGGGCGCCACCGGCTCGCTGGCGCAGCTGCCGCTGCACATTAGCGGGCTGCGCCATGTGCGTATCCGCATCGAGGACCGCGCCGGCACGGCGCTCGACATCGCGCCGGCGGAGAGCGAGCCACATGAGGGCGAGGTGCCCGGCTGGTTCACCGCGCTGGTCTCGGCGGAAGGGCAGGAGGTGGTGATCCCGATTATCGAGAACGGCGCCACGGTGGGGCAGGTGCGGGTCGCGGGCGAATCGTCGGACGAGATCGCCGAGGTGTGGGAGGACATGTCCGACCTCGCCGTGCTGGCTCTGGCGGTGAATCTCGCCATCCTCGCCGCGCTCTATCTCGTGCTCGGCCGGCTGCTGATGCCGCTGCGCACCTTGTCCGCCGGCCTGTCGGCCCTGGAGGCCGGGCAGTTCGAACATCGGCTCGACCCGCCGCGGATCCGCGAACTGGCCGTCATCGCCGCGCGCTTCAACGCGCTGGCCGCGGCGCTGAAGGCGGCCCGCGACGATAATGGCCGGCTCAATGAGCGGCTTGTGAGCGTGCAGGATGACGAGCGCCGGCAGATCGCCTCCGACCTCCATGACGAACTCGGCCCCTGCGTGTTCGGGCTGCGCGCCAATCTCGAATCCATCGCCCGGCTGTCCGCCCGCGCCGAGCCGGCGCTGGGCCAGCGCCTGGGCGAGCGCGTCGCCACCATGACCGACATTCTCGACCGCGTTCAGGGCCTCAACCGGCGCCTGCTGCGCAAGATACGGCCGATGGCGCTCGGCCATGTGCCGCTGGCGGCGGTGCTGGCGGACCTCGTGACCGATTTCGAGAATCATTCGCCCGGCCGGCGCTTCACCCTCGTCACCGAGGGGCTGGCGGAGCGCTATGGCGACAGCGTCGACATCACGCTCTACCGCTGCATCCAGGAAGCCGTCACCAACGCGCTGCGCCATGGAGACGCCCGGAACATCGCGATCACGCTGCGCGCGGACCGTCGCGAGGGACGCATCGACCTCGTCATCGAGGATGACGGTTCCGGCATCGCCGCCGGCGCGCCGCGCGGCTTCGGGCTGCTCGGCATGGAGGAGCGCATCGGTGCGCTGGGCGGCCGCTGGCATATCCGGCCGGCGCAGCCGGGCGGCACGAGGATCGAGGTGGCGATTCCCGCCCAACCCTATCAATTCGGCCTCACGGCCGCTCCCGAAAGGCTTGCCGCCCAATGA
- a CDS encoding response regulator — protein sequence MTCALVIDDHPIVLQGCRQLLEDAGVERVLEASTVLTGYRLFRRERPDVVIVDLALQGNGLSGLVLVRRLRMQDPRTPILVFSMHGDPVIASRALEAGANGYVLKDTASGALLEAFDRVRKGQPYMSHDLALQVAMLGSRKTAPLADITPRELQTLSLLAEGKDYTLIADELGISYKTVANTCSALKAKLGANSLPELVRCSIQYLSTSPVGQTGRHRPM from the coding sequence ATGACCTGCGCCCTCGTGATCGACGACCATCCCATCGTGCTGCAGGGCTGCCGGCAATTGCTTGAAGATGCCGGGGTGGAGCGGGTGCTTGAGGCCAGCACCGTGCTCACCGGCTACCGCCTGTTCCGCCGTGAGCGGCCGGATGTGGTCATTGTCGACCTCGCCTTGCAGGGCAACGGGCTCAGCGGGCTGGTGCTGGTGCGGCGCCTGCGCATGCAGGACCCGCGCACGCCGATTCTCGTCTTCTCCATGCACGGCGATCCCGTCATCGCCAGCAGGGCGCTGGAGGCCGGCGCCAATGGCTATGTGCTGAAGGACACCGCCTCCGGCGCGCTGCTGGAAGCCTTCGACCGCGTGCGCAAGGGCCAGCCCTATATGAGCCACGACCTCGCCTTGCAGGTCGCCATGCTCGGCTCGCGCAAGACCGCGCCGCTGGCCGACATCACCCCACGCGAATTGCAGACACTCTCCCTGCTGGCCGAGGGCAAGGACTATACGCTGATCGCCGACGAACTCGGCATCAGCTACAAGACGGTGGCCAACACCTGCTCGGCGCTGAAGGCGAAGCTTGGCGCCAACAGCCTGCCGGAACTCGTGCGCTGCTCGATCCAGTATCTGTCGACCTCTCCCGTCGGCCAGACCGGCAGGCACCGGCCGATGTGA
- a CDS encoding septal ring lytic transglycosylase RlpA family protein, with translation MGTYPALAKACDRRAAGNAYVRFGRIAALCGIGLLVANCTGGPSLTSKIDPKYGVAASPRVVQPGQPVPKGGGSYRVGKPYVVAGKTYVPAEPTSKYKAEGLASWYGDDFHGRLTANGEVFDMNSIAAAHPTLPMPSYVRVTNLDNKRSMVVRVNDRGPYHDNRVIDVSHRAADLLGFKNNGTARVRVEYVGRAPLEGSDDIQLASTLRMNGKPADTSVMVASAGSMRGLTAANVPLPPSRPFDLGEPAPDQQVAQAAATYQPIAAPVAPARVAAAPRPAVVATALPAPRPAKTNAAAQRAKAPAAAASGAVQVASLQPPVRTAPAPAAGTPAGWMVGPQPVMGYAPTAGDGAADLGRGLY, from the coding sequence ATGGGGACATATCCTGCTCTTGCCAAGGCTTGCGACCGCCGCGCGGCGGGCAATGCCTATGTCCGGTTTGGCCGGATCGCCGCCCTGTGCGGCATCGGCCTGCTGGTCGCCAACTGCACGGGCGGCCCCAGCCTGACGAGCAAGATCGACCCGAAATACGGCGTCGCCGCCAGCCCGCGCGTGGTGCAGCCCGGCCAGCCCGTGCCCAAGGGCGGCGGCAGCTATCGTGTCGGCAAGCCCTATGTCGTCGCCGGCAAGACCTATGTTCCGGCCGAGCCCACCAGCAAATACAAGGCCGAGGGCCTCGCCTCCTGGTATGGCGACGATTTCCACGGCCGGCTGACCGCCAATGGCGAAGTCTTCGACATGAACTCCATCGCTGCGGCGCATCCGACGCTGCCGATGCCGTCCTATGTCCGTGTGACCAATCTCGACAATAAGCGCTCCATGGTGGTGCGCGTGAATGATCGCGGGCCGTATCACGACAACCGCGTCATCGACGTGTCGCACCGCGCCGCCGATCTGCTCGGCTTCAAGAATAACGGCACCGCCCGCGTGCGGGTGGAATATGTCGGCCGGGCGCCGCTGGAAGGCTCCGACGACATCCAGCTCGCCTCCACGCTGCGCATGAACGGCAAGCCGGCCGACACCTCGGTGATGGTCGCCTCCGCCGGCTCGATGCGCGGCCTGACCGCCGCCAATGTGCCGCTGCCGCCGAGCCGGCCGTTCGATCTCGGCGAGCCGGCCCCCGACCAGCAGGTGGCGCAGGCGGCCGCGACCTACCAGCCGATCGCCGCCCCGGTCGCGCCCGCCCGTGTCGCCGCCGCGCCGCGCCCGGCGGTGGTGGCGACCGCGCTGCCGGCGCCGCGCCCGGCCAAGACAAACGCCGCCGCGCAGCGCGCCAAGGCGCCGGCAGCCGCCGCTTCCGGCGCCGTGCAGGTGGCGAGCCTGCAGCCTCCGGTCCGCACCGCCCCGGCGCCCGCCGCCGGCACGCCCGCCGGCTGGATGGTCGGCCCGCAGCCGGTGATGGGCTATGCCCCGACCGCCGGCGATGGCGCCGCCGATCTCGGTCGCGGGCTGTACTGA
- a CDS encoding D-alanyl-D-alanine carboxypeptidase family protein yields the protein MRSAAGFVSALCLATGLFAAALTPARAQTAPDIAAPQAILLDFDSGSVLFERAADTASPPASIAKLMTMAVVFGEITAGRLSPDQEFKVSEYAWRRGGAPSGGSTMFAAVNSVIKVSDLMRGAIIPSGNDGAIVLAEGIAGNELAFTVKMNEEAKRLGLTGSVFVNASGLADPDQKTTPRDMAKVATHIIRDYPDLYKIYSEPDFLWNKIRQNNRNPLLGMSLGADGFMTGYQKDAGFNLVGSAIQNGQRLIVVIMGAKSEKERAEDARKLLEWGFRSFESRTLFEPGQIVGEATLYGGARNGAPLTSDAPIRVLIPRNGNEKLVARIRFEGPIPAPVEKGEELARLMVYRGDQLSLEVPLVAAETVPAGPLWRRAMDGAYELMVDLLRQGYAKITG from the coding sequence GTGCGTTCGGCCGCCGGGTTTGTCTCCGCCCTGTGTCTCGCCACCGGCCTGTTTGCCGCGGCCTTGACGCCCGCCCGGGCGCAGACAGCGCCGGACATCGCCGCGCCGCAGGCCATCCTGCTCGATTTCGACAGCGGTTCGGTACTGTTCGAGCGCGCGGCGGATACCGCCAGCCCGCCCGCCAGCATCGCCAAGCTGATGACCATGGCGGTGGTGTTCGGCGAGATCACCGCGGGCCGGCTGTCGCCGGATCAGGAATTCAAGGTCAGCGAATATGCCTGGCGGCGGGGAGGGGCCCCTTCGGGCGGCTCCACCATGTTCGCCGCCGTCAACAGCGTGATCAAGGTCAGCGACCTGATGCGCGGCGCCATCATTCCCTCGGGCAATGACGGCGCGATCGTGCTGGCGGAAGGCATAGCCGGCAACGAGCTGGCCTTCACGGTGAAAATGAACGAGGAGGCCAAGCGGCTCGGCCTCACCGGCTCGGTGTTCGTCAATGCCAGCGGCCTCGCCGATCCCGACCAGAAGACGACACCGCGCGACATGGCGAAGGTGGCGACCCACATCATCCGGGACTATCCGGACCTCTATAAGATCTACAGCGAACCGGATTTCCTCTGGAACAAGATCCGCCAGAACAACCGCAACCCGCTGCTGGGCATGAGCCTCGGCGCCGATGGCTTCATGACCGGCTACCAGAAGGATGCCGGTTTCAACCTGGTCGGCTCGGCGATCCAGAACGGGCAGCGGCTGATCGTGGTCATCATGGGCGCCAAGAGCGAGAAGGAACGCGCCGAGGACGCCCGCAAGCTGCTGGAGTGGGGCTTCCGCTCCTTCGAATCGCGCACCTTGTTCGAGCCCGGGCAGATCGTCGGCGAGGCGACGCTCTATGGCGGCGCCCGCAACGGCGCGCCGCTGACCAGCGACGCCCCCATTCGGGTGCTCATCCCGCGCAATGGCAACGAAAAGCTTGTCGCCCGCATCCGCTTCGAGGGGCCGATTCCGGCGCCGGTGGAGAAGGGGGAGGAACTGGCGCGGCTGATGGTCTATCGCGGAGACCAGCTTTCGCTGGAAGTGCCGCTGGTCGCCGCCGAAACCGTGCCGGCCGGCCCGCTCTGGCGCCGGGCGATGGACGGCGCTTATGAACTGATGGTGGACCTGCTGCGCCAGGGCTACGCCAAGATTACCGGCTGA
- the tmk gene encoding dTMP kinase: MFITLEGGEGAGKSTQVRRLLARLQAAGIDAIGTREPGGSTGAEIMRHLILSGAAKPLGPLAEATLFAAARADHLDATIRPALARGATVVCDRFADSTRVYQGALGNVDPRLIAALEEVTVGETRPDLTLILDVPAEEGLARAATRSGQGADRFEREGLAFHRALREAFRALAADEPERCVLIDASGTPEAVEEAIWQAVSARLKLPSPRRRRRT; this comes from the coding sequence CTGTTCATCACGCTGGAAGGCGGGGAGGGGGCCGGCAAATCGACTCAAGTCCGCCGGCTGCTGGCGCGGCTGCAGGCGGCGGGGATCGACGCCATCGGCACGCGCGAGCCGGGAGGCTCCACCGGCGCCGAGATCATGCGCCATCTCATCCTGTCCGGCGCCGCCAAGCCGCTGGGGCCTCTCGCGGAGGCGACGCTGTTCGCCGCCGCCCGCGCCGACCATCTCGACGCCACCATCCGCCCGGCACTGGCGCGCGGCGCCACTGTGGTGTGCGACCGTTTCGCCGATTCCACCCGCGTCTATCAGGGCGCGCTCGGCAATGTCGATCCGCGCCTCATCGCGGCGCTGGAGGAGGTGACGGTGGGCGAGACCCGGCCGGACCTGACCCTCATTCTCGATGTGCCGGCGGAGGAAGGGCTCGCCCGCGCCGCCACCCGTTCCGGCCAGGGCGCAGACCGTTTCGAGCGCGAGGGGCTGGCCTTTCACCGCGCCTTGCGCGAGGCGTTTCGCGCGCTGGCGGCGGACGAGCCGGAGCGCTGCGTGCTGATCGACGCCAGCGGCACGCCGGAGGCGGTGGAGGAGGCGATCTGGCAGGCGGTTTCCGCCCGGCTGAAGCTGCCCTCCCCGCGCCGGAGGCGCCGGACATGA
- a CDS encoding DNA polymerase III subunit delta' — protein MKDAPPLEGDRFGTAPAPRETTHLVGHEEAQAMVRTAWDAGRLPHALLIGGAEGIGKATLAYAIARFVLSGGAAPAHSIKVDPGHPAARQVAALSHPDLMVLRRTPNDTGKLPSMIPAEQVRRVRSFFGSTAALGGWRVCVVDTLDEMNAQGANALLKTLEEPPNRALFLLVSHAPGRLLPTIRSRCRMVPLRALSEGQVVEVLEGLSESLPNLDRSRFHEAAEAAGGSVREALSLMEGDGLAVRNATRVLLDALPDVDAKSLHALGERLTGDRGGAFQSFVGTVEGWISDHATGRRQTASVRLARLPEVWEKVRRAAVDADVYNLDRKTLVFRIFASLNEALRP, from the coding sequence ATGAAGGACGCGCCCCCGCTGGAAGGCGACCGCTTCGGCACCGCGCCGGCGCCGCGCGAGACCACCCATCTCGTCGGCCATGAGGAGGCGCAGGCGATGGTGCGCACCGCCTGGGACGCCGGGCGGCTGCCGCATGCGCTGCTGATCGGCGGGGCGGAGGGAATCGGCAAGGCGACGCTCGCCTATGCCATTGCCCGCTTCGTGCTCTCCGGCGGCGCCGCGCCGGCGCATTCCATCAAGGTCGACCCCGGCCATCCCGCCGCCCGGCAGGTGGCGGCGCTGTCGCATCCCGACCTGATGGTGCTACGGCGTACGCCCAACGACACCGGCAAGCTGCCTTCGATGATTCCGGCCGAACAGGTGCGCCGGGTGCGCAGCTTCTTCGGCTCCACGGCGGCGCTCGGCGGCTGGCGGGTCTGCGTCGTCGACACGCTGGACGAGATGAACGCGCAGGGCGCCAACGCGCTGCTGAAGACGCTGGAGGAGCCGCCGAACCGGGCGCTGTTCCTGCTCGTGAGCCATGCGCCGGGCCGGCTCTTGCCCACCATCCGCTCGCGCTGCCGCATGGTGCCGCTGCGCGCGCTGTCGGAAGGGCAGGTGGTGGAGGTGCTGGAGGGCTTGAGCGAGAGCCTGCCGAATCTCGACCGCAGCCGCTTCCATGAGGCGGCGGAGGCGGCGGGCGGCAGCGTGCGCGAGGCACTGAGCCTGATGGAGGGCGACGGCCTCGCCGTGCGCAACGCCACCCGGGTGCTGCTCGACGCCCTGCCCGATGTCGACGCCAAATCGCTGCACGCGCTGGGCGAGAGGCTCACCGGCGACCGGGGAGGGGCGTTCCAGAGTTTTGTCGGCACGGTGGAGGGCTGGATCAGCGACCATGCCACGGGCCGCCGCCAGACCGCCAGCGTTCGTCTTGCACGCCTCCCGGAGGTGTGGGAGAAGGTTCGCCGCGCTGCGGTCGACGCCGATGTCTACAATCTCGACCGCAAGACCCTCGTCTTCCGGATCTTCGCGTCGCTCAACGAGGCCCTGCGCCCCTGA
- the metG gene encoding methionine--tRNA ligase, with translation MRPAFYITTAIDYPNGAPHIGHAYEKIAADALARFKKLDGYDVFFLTGTDEHGLKMAQTAEKQGLTPLEWATKNATRFQEMDALLGVDYDRFIRTTDEDHIASSQAIWQRMVEAGDIYLGAYSGWYSVRDEAYYAEDETTVNPDGVRLGPQGTPVELTEEKSYFFRLSAYQQKLLDYYDAHPDFIRPEVRRNEVMSFVRGGLQDLSISRTTFSWGIPVPGDPDHVMYVWVDALTNYITGVGYPDTESASFKRYWPANVHIIGKDIIRFHAVYWPAFLMSAGIEPPKTVFAHGFILNRGEKMSKSVGNVIDPFDPARAYGVDALRYFLLREIPFGQDGSYSHEAIVARTNADLANDLGNLAQRSLSMIAKNLGGALPAPGPLAEDDATILAAADAMGAKVREAMDGQQIHNALGAIWSVVADANRYFAGAAPWELRKSDPERFGTVLWTTAEVVRQVALLAQPFIPTSAGKLLDLLAIPEEARSFASLGEAGRLAGGTVLPAPVGVFPRYVEPEAPAAS, from the coding sequence GTGAGACCCGCCTTCTACATCACCACCGCGATCGACTACCCCAATGGCGCGCCCCATATCGGCCACGCCTATGAGAAGATCGCCGCCGACGCGCTGGCGCGCTTCAAGAAGCTCGACGGCTACGACGTCTTCTTCCTGACCGGCACCGACGAGCACGGGTTGAAGATGGCGCAGACGGCGGAAAAGCAGGGGCTGACGCCGCTGGAATGGGCGACGAAGAACGCCACGCGCTTCCAGGAAATGGATGCGCTGCTCGGCGTCGATTATGACCGTTTCATCCGCACCACCGACGAGGACCACATCGCCTCCAGCCAGGCGATCTGGCAGCGCATGGTGGAGGCCGGCGACATCTATCTCGGCGCCTATTCCGGCTGGTACTCCGTGCGCGACGAGGCCTATTACGCCGAGGACGAGACCACGGTGAACCCCGATGGCGTGCGGCTCGGCCCGCAGGGCACGCCGGTGGAATTGACCGAGGAGAAGAGCTATTTCTTCCGCCTCTCCGCCTATCAGCAGAAGCTGCTCGACTATTACGACGCGCATCCGGATTTCATCCGGCCGGAGGTGCGGCGCAACGAGGTGATGAGCTTCGTGCGCGGCGGGCTGCAGGATCTCTCGATCAGCCGCACCACCTTCTCCTGGGGCATTCCGGTGCCGGGCGACCCGGACCATGTGATGTATGTGTGGGTGGACGCGCTCACCAACTACATCACCGGCGTCGGCTATCCCGACACGGAAAGCGCCAGCTTCAAGCGCTACTGGCCGGCGAACGTCCACATCATCGGCAAGGACATCATCCGCTTTCACGCGGTCTACTGGCCGGCCTTCCTGATGTCGGCGGGCATCGAGCCGCCGAAAACCGTCTTCGCGCATGGCTTCATCCTTAATCGCGGGGAGAAGATGTCGAAGTCGGTCGGCAATGTGATCGACCCGTTCGACCCTGCCCGCGCCTATGGCGTCGACGCGCTGCGCTATTTCCTGCTGCGCGAGATTCCCTTTGGCCAGGATGGTTCCTACAGCCACGAGGCCATCGTCGCCCGCACCAATGCCGACCTTGCCAACGATCTCGGCAACCTCGCCCAGCGCTCGCTGTCGATGATCGCCAAGAATCTGGGTGGCGCGCTGCCGGCGCCGGGCCCGCTTGCCGAGGATGACGCGACGATCCTCGCGGCCGCCGACGCCATGGGCGCCAAGGTGCGCGAGGCGATGGACGGCCAGCAGATTCACAATGCGCTCGGCGCCATCTGGTCGGTGGTGGCGGACGCCAACCGCTATTTCGCCGGCGCCGCGCCGTGGGAACTGCGCAAGAGCGACCCGGAGCGCTTCGGCACCGTGCTGTGGACCACGGCCGAGGTCGTGCGCCAGGTGGCGCTGCTGGCGCAACCCTTCATCCCCACAAGCGCCGGCAAGCTGCTGGACCTGCTCGCGATTCCCGAAGAGGCACGCAGCTTCGCCAGCCTCGGCGAGGCCGGGCGGCTGGCGGGCGGCACGGTGCTGCCGGCGCCCGTGGGCGTGTTCCCGCGCTATGTCGAGCCGGAGGCCCCGGCCGCCTCATGA
- a CDS encoding TatD family hydrolase — translation MIVDSHCHLDFPDFAAELDDVVARARAAGVGRLVTIGTRVRRSGEVRAIAERFEDVFCSVGTHPHNAGEEEDVTLDEILAAADHPKVVAIGEAGLDYHYDTAPRDAQAAGFRRHIEAARRTGLPLVIHARDADQDVAAILEEESGKGAFGFVLHCFTAGPDLARRAVALGGYVSFSGILTFKSGAPLREIAAGLPADRVLVETDAPYLAPNSRRGKRNEPSYVVETAHILAQARGVSFDEIAALTTQNFFRLFSRAS, via the coding sequence ATGATCGTCGACAGCCATTGCCATCTCGATTTCCCGGATTTCGCCGCGGAACTCGACGACGTGGTCGCGCGGGCGCGCGCGGCTGGCGTCGGCCGTCTCGTCACCATCGGCACCCGTGTGCGCCGCTCGGGCGAGGTGAGGGCGATCGCCGAGCGTTTCGAGGATGTGTTCTGCTCCGTCGGCACCCATCCGCACAATGCCGGCGAGGAGGAAGATGTGACGCTGGACGAGATTCTGGCCGCCGCCGACCATCCCAAAGTGGTCGCCATTGGCGAGGCCGGGCTCGATTATCACTACGACACCGCGCCGCGCGACGCGCAGGCGGCCGGTTTCCGCCGGCATATCGAGGCCGCGCGCCGCACCGGCCTGCCGCTGGTGATCCACGCCCGCGACGCCGACCAGGACGTGGCGGCGATATTGGAAGAGGAAAGCGGGAAGGGCGCCTTCGGCTTCGTGCTGCACTGCTTCACCGCCGGTCCGGACCTCGCCCGCCGGGCGGTGGCGCTGGGCGGCTATGTCTCCTTCTCCGGCATCCTCACCTTCAAGTCCGGCGCGCCGCTGCGCGAGATCGCGGCCGGCCTGCCGGCCGACCGGGTGCTGGTGGAGACCGACGCGCCCTATCTCGCGCCCAACAGCCGGCGCGGCAAGCGCAACGAGCCTTCCTATGTCGTCGAGACCGCCCATATACTGGCGCAGGCGCGCGGGGTTTCCTTCGACGAGATCGCCGCGCTGACGACGCAGAACTTCTTCCGCCTGTTCTCCCGCGCATCCTAG
- a CDS encoding MBL fold metallo-hydrolase yields the protein MALTFTILGCGSSGGVPRVGQGWGVCDPNEPRNRRRRCSMLVERRDDGAERPTRVLIDTSPDLREQLIDAGVDRLDAVLFTHEHADHTHGIDDLRPLTILNRRRIDVHVDPETSAMLHQRFGYCFETPPGSDYPPILTEHRFHAGDTIRVNGPGGEVAATAYRQYHGAIISYGFRIGGLAYSSDLHDLPEESLAYLADLDVWIIDALRPKPHPTHLSLSEALAWIERMKPRQAVLTNLHTDLDYATLSRELPEGVVAAYDGMKITL from the coding sequence ATGGCGCTGACCTTCACCATTCTCGGCTGCGGCTCCTCCGGCGGAGTGCCGCGAGTCGGGCAGGGCTGGGGCGTGTGCGACCCGAACGAACCGCGCAACCGGCGGCGGCGCTGCTCGATGCTTGTCGAGCGCCGCGACGACGGCGCCGAACGGCCGACGCGGGTGCTGATCGACACCTCGCCGGATTTGCGCGAGCAGTTGATCGACGCCGGGGTCGACCGGCTCGACGCCGTGCTGTTCACCCATGAGCATGCCGACCACACGCACGGCATTGACGATCTGCGCCCGCTGACTATCCTCAACCGCCGCCGCATCGACGTGCATGTCGACCCCGAGACCTCGGCAATGCTGCACCAGCGCTTCGGCTATTGCTTCGAGACGCCGCCCGGCAGCGACTACCCGCCGATCCTCACCGAGCACCGCTTCCACGCCGGCGACACCATCCGGGTCAATGGCCCGGGCGGCGAGGTGGCCGCGACGGCTTATCGGCAATATCACGGCGCCATCATCTCCTATGGTTTCCGTATCGGCGGGCTGGCCTATTCCAGCGACCTGCACGACCTGCCGGAAGAAAGCCTGGCCTATCTCGCCGACCTCGATGTGTGGATCATCGACGCGCTGCGGCCCAAGCCGCACCCGACGCATCTCTCGCTTAGCGAGGCGCTGGCCTGGATCGAGCGGATGAAGCCGCGCCAGGCAGTGCTGACCAATCTGCACACCGATCTCGACTACGCCACGCTGTCGCGCGAACTGCCGGAAGGCGTGGTCGCCGCCTATGACGGCATGAAAATCACGCTCTGA
- the mazG gene encoding nucleoside triphosphate pyrophosphohydrolase encodes MTPSRDIERLLEIMAALRTPETGCPWDLAQDFDTIAPYTIEEAYEVADAIARGDLDDLCDELGDLLLQVVFHARLAQERGAFDFGAVVEAITAKMIRRHPHVFGDARGRDVAAVNAAWDAIKAEEKARRGARRAARGLPPEPGQGRTLDGVPAGAPALTRAVKLQDKAAKVGFDWPEVRPVLDKIREEIDEVEAEIAAGDRKAAGQEVGDLLFALANLARHLDVDPEAALRGTNEKFVRRFAHIEDRLAEAGRTPAEASLDEMEALWQEAKTAAKTAAKTAASKE; translated from the coding sequence GTGACGCCCTCCCGCGACATTGAGCGGCTGCTGGAGATCATGGCGGCGCTGCGCACGCCAGAGACGGGCTGCCCTTGGGATCTCGCGCAGGACTTCGACACGATCGCCCCCTACACGATCGAGGAAGCCTATGAGGTGGCGGACGCCATCGCCCGCGGCGATCTCGATGATCTCTGCGACGAGCTGGGCGACCTGCTGCTGCAGGTCGTGTTTCACGCCCGGCTGGCGCAGGAGCGCGGCGCCTTCGATTTCGGCGCCGTGGTCGAGGCCATCACCGCCAAGATGATCCGCCGGCATCCGCATGTGTTCGGCGACGCGCGCGGGCGCGACGTGGCGGCGGTGAATGCCGCGTGGGATGCGATCAAGGCGGAAGAGAAGGCGCGGCGCGGCGCCCGCCGTGCGGCCCGCGGATTGCCGCCGGAGCCGGGGCAGGGCCGCACGCTGGACGGGGTGCCGGCCGGCGCCCCTGCCCTCACCCGCGCGGTGAAATTGCAGGACAAGGCGGCGAAGGTCGGCTTCGACTGGCCGGAGGTGCGCCCGGTGCTCGACAAGATCCGCGAGGAGATCGACGAGGTGGAGGCCGAGATCGCCGCCGGTGACCGCAAGGCGGCGGGGCAAGAAGTCGGTGACCTCCTGTTCGCGCTGGCCAATCTCGCCCGTCACCTCGATGTCGACCCGGAGGCGGCGCTGCGCGGCACCAACGAAAAATTCGTCCGCCGCTTCGCCCATATCGAGGACCGGCTGGCGGAGGCTGGGCGGACGCCGGCTGAGGCCAGCCTCGATGAGATGGAAGCGCTGTGGCAGGAGGCCAAGACGGCGGCCAAGACGGCGGCGAAGACGGCGGCGTCGAAGGAGTAG